From a single Arachis hypogaea cultivar Tifrunner chromosome 3, arahy.Tifrunner.gnm2.J5K5, whole genome shotgun sequence genomic region:
- the LOC112782776 gene encoding uncharacterized protein — MQELRHRVQNLERQLADRERDGRSTDPSFTPSHGSEEEDSHRSRQRRTSASQTEAESTREESPIIRRRNDRIIYSRGGPTRRAARGHEDGKGRSERTRQPVIMGVTPFHRSILEVRLPKHFDKPTDMRYDETQDPLEHLTAFEARMNLEGVGDEVRCRAFPVTLAGPAIRWFNGLPQGSIYNFSDISRAFLAQFTTRIAKAKHPINLLGVTQRQGEPTRSLCLTNGLLNENFRKHLTTKPVWTMHEIQKVAKEYINDEEVSRVVAANKRQSGYGQARQSGGDGERAKEKAREEASNKAPRPFPRVGKFTNYTPLTLPIVEVYQQIAEKGILPKPRPLKDRTGGNKSLYCDYHKGYGHQTQDCFDLKDALEQAIREGKLAAFSHLIREPRRRYRDQDEEGKARSAKRRQEPEDRDHGLTVINVVTAKNAAPKSRSAHKKDAKVLTISSPPVQGSKKPPSISFGPEDQWFSDAPENPPMVITARVGTGLVKRILVDTGADSNIMFRNVFDALRLKDADLTTHQHGVIGLGDHFIKPDGVISLPISVGQIQGRRSAMAEFVIL; from the exons ATGCAGGAGCTACGCCACAGAGTCCAGAACTTAGAGCGACAGCTAGCCGACCGGGAGCGGGATGGACGGTCTACCGATCCCAGCTTTACCCCATCTCACGGGAGCGAGGAGGAAGACTCTCACCGAAGCCGCCAGCGGCGTACATCCGCTTCCCAGACGGAAGCGGAGAGCACGCGGGAGGAGTCACCCATAATAAGAAGGCGAAACGACAGGATCATCTACTCCCGAGGCGGACCAACCCGCCGAGCAGCAAGAGGTCACGAGGACGGGAAAGGGAGATCCGAGAGAACACGGCAACCCGTCATAATGGGTGTCACCCCGTTCCACCGATCTATCCTCGAGGTCCGGTtgccgaaacacttcgacaaaccaacggacatgaggtatgacgAAACTCAAGACCCTCTAGAACACctcacggccttcgaggccaggatgaatctAGAGGGAGTAGGGGACGAAGTAAGATGCCgcgccttcccggtaaccctagCAGGACCAGCGATCAGATGGTTTAACGGCCTCCCTCAAGGTTCCATCTACAATTTCTCAGACATCAGCCGTGCATTCCTGGCCCAATTTACAACGCGAATAGCAAAGGCCAAGCATCCTATCAACCTTCTAGGGGTAACCCAGAGACAGGGAGAGCCGACCAGGAG TCTCTGCCTGACAAACGGCCTCCTCAACGAGAACTTCCGAAAACACCTTACCACGAAGCCGGTTTGGACAATGCATGAAATCCAAAAGGTGGCCAAGGAGTACATAaacgacgaggaagtcagccgagtcgtggctgccaataagcGGCAGTCCGGTTACGGCCAGGCTCGGCAGTCCGGTGGCGACGGTGAGAGAGCAAAAGAGAAGGCCAGGGAGGAGGCATCAAACAAAGCACCTAGGCCGTTCCCTCGAGTCGGGAAGTTTACTAACTACACTCCACTCACTCTCCCCATCGTGGAAGTCTACCAGCAAATAGCAGAGAAGGGAATTCTTCCGAAGCCCCGACCACTTAAGGACCGAACGGGAGGAAACAAGAGCCTTTATTGTGATTACCACAAGGGTTATGGCCATCAAACGCAGGACTGTTTTGACCTGAAGGATGCGCTGGAACAAGCGATaagggaaggaaagctagcagcgtTCTCCCATCTCATCAGGGAGCCGAGGAGACGTTATCGCGATCAAGACGAGGAAGGCAAAGCCCGCTCGGCCAAGCGGCGACAAGAACCCGAAGACAGAGACCACGGCCTCACTGTGATAAACGTGGTAACGGCAAAAAACGCCGCGCCAAAATCCCGATCGGCACACAAGAAAGACGCTAAGGTCCTGACGATCTCATCCCCGCCGGTGCAAGGCTCTAAGAAACCTCCATCCATTTCTTTCGGCCCGGAAGATCAATGGTTCAGCGACGCCCCGGAAAATCCCCCCATGGTCATAacggccagagtgggaaccggTCTCGTCAAACGGATCCTCGTCGACACAGGAGCTGATTCAAATatcatgttccgcaacgtgttcGACGCACTAAGGCTAAAGGATGCCGACCTGACGACTCACCAACACGGGGTTATCGGGCTAGGCGATCACTTCATCAAACCGGACGGAGTCATATCCCTACCAATCTCGGTGGGGCAAATCCAAGGCCGAAGATCGGCGATGGCCGAGTTCGTAATCCTCTGA